In Pseudomonas fluorescens, the following are encoded in one genomic region:
- a CDS encoding transcriptional regulator: protein MTTYNWDLIERLLHEVQNSAGHSFTPRPYAEQHAAQKAAEGEPIENLDHLKTVAGEYEKLLLVRGYIEPRPEDEGGTGANYILTARGSRLLSLIDSSIPGNDHPRQVLDEQEDALDEMTFDEVASKAQIA, encoded by the coding sequence ATGACGACTTACAACTGGGACTTGATTGAGCGCTTGCTGCATGAAGTGCAAAACAGTGCGGGCCACAGCTTCACGCCGCGGCCGTACGCCGAACAGCATGCCGCGCAGAAGGCCGCGGAAGGCGAGCCGATTGAAAATCTTGATCACTTGAAAACGGTGGCTGGAGAGTACGAAAAGCTACTGCTGGTGCGTGGCTATATCGAGCCGCGACCGGAGGACGAGGGTGGCACGGGCGCCAATTATATTTTGACGGCGCGGGGTTCGCGTTTGTTGAGCCTGATCGACAGCAGTATTCCCGGCAATGATCACCCGCGGCAGGTGCTGGACGAGCAGGAGGATGCGCTGGATGAGATGACGTTTGATGAGGTGGCGTCGAAGGCGCAGATTGCCTGA
- a CDS encoding DUF6279 family lipoprotein translates to MSRWFKHIVVVLSVSLALGACSRVGLAYRNLDVIIPWTLSDYLDMNGEQKSWLNERLKEHLSWHCTTQLPGYLDWLDRLQTMIATNQVTDAALQARAHEAEQAIAETAREITPSAIELLQRLDDKQVAEMNDAFAKDQRKRQEQYLKPSLDQQIKERGARMEKRLNDWLGPLSTTQRQRVATWSSALGEQNTQWLANRVHWQKQFSAAVAQRQSPQFPQRIETLLVNRESLWTPAYRQAFANTEAQARALFVDLMADSTPNQRARLLKKIEGVRKDFSDLKCLKAAKQG, encoded by the coding sequence ATGTCCCGCTGGTTCAAACATATCGTCGTTGTGCTGAGCGTTTCCCTCGCACTCGGCGCGTGCAGCCGCGTGGGCCTGGCCTACCGCAATCTCGATGTGATCATCCCGTGGACACTCAGCGACTACCTGGACATGAACGGCGAGCAAAAAAGCTGGCTGAACGAACGCCTGAAGGAACACCTGAGCTGGCACTGCACCACCCAACTGCCCGGCTACCTCGACTGGCTGGACCGCCTGCAAACCATGATCGCCACCAACCAGGTCACCGACGCCGCCTTGCAGGCCCGCGCCCACGAAGCCGAACAAGCGATCGCCGAGACCGCGCGGGAAATCACCCCGTCGGCCATCGAGTTGCTGCAAAGGCTGGATGACAAGCAAGTCGCCGAAATGAACGACGCTTTTGCCAAGGACCAGCGCAAACGCCAGGAGCAATACCTCAAACCTTCCCTCGACCAGCAGATCAAAGAACGCGGTGCGCGCATGGAGAAGCGTCTGAACGACTGGCTCGGGCCACTGAGCACCACCCAGCGACAGCGGGTAGCCACATGGTCTAGCGCCTTGGGCGAGCAGAACACCCAGTGGCTTGCCAACCGGGTCCATTGGCAAAAGCAGTTCAGCGCGGCTGTTGCGCAACGCCAGAGTCCGCAGTTCCCACAACGCATCGAGACACTTCTGGTCAATCGCGAGAGCTTGTGGACGCCCGCCTATCGTCAGGCCTTTGCCAACACCGAGGCCCAGGCACGTGCGCTGTTCGTGGATCTGATGGCTGACAGCACGCCGAACCAACGAGCACGATTACTGAAGAAAATTGAAGGTGTGAGGAAGGACTTCAGCGACTTGAAGTGCCTGAAAGCGGCGAAACAAGGCTGA